The genomic DNA GAGCGCGGCCCGCGGCAAGGATGTGGGCTGTGACGAACGACACGACCGACTTTGCCATGCCACGCCCCCGGCACTCCTCTCGGGTGCGCACGGCCGCCACCTCCCATCGACTCTCAGAGTAGGTCCACAGGGCAGCCCGGGCGAGTGCGCGATCCCCCTTCACCACCGCGCAATACACGAAGCCTTGGTCCCGGACGTTCAGCCAGCTCTCCAGGGACACCGAGTTGTCCAGCTCCACGGCCAGCTCGAAGTCCTTCTCCCAGTCAAGCCAACGGACTGGGTGATCCCGAACCGGCGTGAAGGTCCGCGCGTCGCACCAAAGCGCGAGATCCTCAGGCTCATCTGTCATCCCGATAGCTCCGAACCCGGCGCCCCGGACACCTTTCTCAAGGGCCTCTCGCTGCCTCCCACTTCCCAAGCATCCGGAAACGTCAGGCGTGACCAGAACCTGACCGGGTCGATGCGAATGCGAGAAGCGACGAACAGGCTCATAACGGTGCCGTGGGAGACAACGATGCCGTCAGCCGCCTCGGCAAAGCGGGCAAGCGCTTCAGACTGCGGCTCCCAACCGGCAAGCGCATCACCCGCCAAGTAGCGGCGGGTATCGGCATGGAACTTGTTGGGATCCTGGATCCAGGGCCTCGACACCTCGCGTAGACGGCTGTCGATGAAGAAGTCGCGCCCCAAGGCATCCGCCGTCTCAACTGCCTTGCGTTCATCGCTACTCACGACGGGCAGATCGGGGAGCAGGGACCCGAGACCAACGCAAGCGGCACGTTCGACCAAGGGCCAGTCCCCAGGTGGTGAGGATGGATCAGGTGTCGCTGGTCCGTGACGAACGAGAATCAAGCGAGCGCCACCTGCCGCTGTCCCGGATCCGTCCAACGTCAGAGATCTCGTTCCATGAAGACCCAATGTCGCTGGAATTCCTTCGGAATCTCGCTCTCCGGGTAGGGCTCAATCTCGTGGAACCCAGCTGAGCGGTACATCACGTGGGCGGCCCTCATGAAACCTGCGCTGTCGAGGCGTACGCTCGAGTAGCCGGCCAGTTTGGCCTCGGACATCAACGAAGCGAGCAGGGCTCGCCCGACCCCTGCCTTCCGGGCCTCGGGTCGGACGTACATGCGCTTTATCTCTCCGATGCCCGGTCGCAAACGCTGGAGACACCCGACCCCCACGACGCGATCGTCGATCTCGCCAAGCATCAGCCTCCCTGTGGGAAGCGAGAACTTCTCGATAGATTGCATATCTCTTTCAAGCATCGAGGCGATGTCGAAATTCACCGAGAACTCCGCGTTGACATTCGCGTTCGCCCATTGCAGGTACTCCCAAAACAGTTCACGAACCGCGGCCAGGTCGTCGGCGTTCTGTGCCTGCACGACCCGGATGCCGCTTTTCATCGCTCCCCCGACGTCTGCCTCACGTACTGATGTCTCAGGCCGCGCGACGTCCTCCTCAGCCTCCATGTCCAGCCGTCACCCCGTCCTCCCCGACACGAGCGTAAGGCGCCATCTCCAGTTCGGTGCGATCTCAACCGGGCTGTCCAAGGCGATTGAGTCATTCGAGTAGCGGCCCAGCAGCGGATGGCATCGCTCCTCGTAAGAGCCGTCTTGGAGATGGCGACTGGAGAAAGCAGCGGAGCATGCGAGGTGCAGGACCGGCGGGTCCAAGCTCGCGGCAACCGCGCACACCACATGGTTCCGGGGATGATGGACCTCCGTCTTCCCGCTGAACGCGAAGTTCACCACAGAGCCGGGAGAGATCTCACGGCACAGGTCGCCTATACCGGCCGACGCGCTCAGCTGATGGATCTCGAAGCGCTCCCCGGGCTCGCTGAACCCATCCAGCATGGCCTCGATGAGAGCGACCGCATCCTGATACGAAAGACCGGTCGCCCCCACATCGCGAAGGAAGTTCGCCGGCTCAGGGACATGCTGGATGGCTAGATCCCACTTCTCACGCGTCACCTTGCTCCCGGTGAGAGCTTTGTATGCGTTAGCAAGGGAATACAAAAAGCACGACCCATCCAAGAAGCCTTGATGGTAGATCTGTCTGCCGGCAGCGTCGAACTCAGTCATCACCTACCCTCAATCATGCCTCCGCTTCCCAGCAAGTCACGACGATCGTGGACATCCTGCAACCCTTCAGAGGCACGTGGGCGTTGGCCGGCGGCTGGGCACTCGAACTTTGGCTCAGACGATCGACCCGCCCGCGGTGCTCCATTTGCCAGTCCATGAAAACCACGCGACGGCCCCCGATGGGGTGAAGTTCGAGTTTCTGCTCAACGAACGTCGCGGCAATACATGGCTCCTCCGACGGGACCCAACGATCGAGCTTCCGATCGCGCGCGCGATACGCCACGAGCAGAACATCCCGGTCCTCGCGCCGGAGATCGTGCTTCTCTTTTAAGAGCAAAGCGCCCAGACCGGTGGACCAGGCCGACTTCGACTCGGCGCTGCCTGCGCTCGCAGCCGACGCGCGCGCCTGGTTGAGTCCGCGCTCACACGCATGGATGGCGGCACACGTGGCTGGAGCGCCTGGAATCGCCTCCTTGTTGACGGTTACCTTATGGGCTCATATCGCATCGCCACCGCTCCCGAGCCGAGTTCCAGACGGCTCACGAGCTTCAAGTCGACGCTTTCTCGTAGCCCCGCGAACAGTGTCGGCCCATGGCCCGCCAGTTTGGGGTGCACCACGAACTCGTACTCATCGATGAGCCCCAGCTCCGCAAGCGCCAGCGGGAGCTTCACGCCCCCCACGAACAGTCCCTGCTCCCGCTTGAGCCGCTGAACTGCCTTCCCCAGATCACCGCGCACGAGCTCCGCGTTCCAGTCGACCCGATCCAGGGTGCTCGACACGACGTACTTCTTAGCCGCATCGATGGTCCGAGCGAATGGTTCCATCCAATCCGGCCGCGTTGCGGTCGACGCCGGTGGCCGCCACGCTGCCTCCATCATTTCGTAGGTCACTCGGCCAAAGAGGAGGGCATCAGCCTGCGCGATGTTCTCAGCGGCGTGACGATGCAAGTCTTCGTCGGGCGAAACGGCGCGATGATCGCAGCACCCGTCCAACGTGATGTTGATGGAGTATCGAAGGGGTCGCGTCACGTGAGCTCACCTCCCCATAGGGCCGTCTGTGTCAACGACCGATCCGTTTCAGCCACGGATGGGACGCGTTTTCACGCTCGACGACTTCGCCCAACCACCTGCGCGCTTCCTCGTCAAGCAGCGGCAGCGCCGCGGCCAGATCCTGGTCGTCCTTGGACCTCGAGAGCCGCGCCTTGAGGTGAAGCACGATCTCAGGCCGCAAATACAGGATGCCGCCGTCTCCCGAGAACACGCAGTCCTCCAACGGGAGGCGGATGCGGTCGTCCCGAATGGAGATCCAGACATCCCCCTGATGCGGGGTCAAAAGCAGGTCGAACAGCCAGGGGCTCATGCCATCCTTTCTGACCCAGATCTGACGGCAGCCTTCCAGCAGCCCTTCCGGCCCTTGCAGCGGGCGAATCGTGCCGCTGAGGTTCGACCACACGCAGAATTCGGGAAGCAGGTGTTTGAGCACAGCAGCCAGGTCACCGCGCATGATCGCGACGTCGGTGTCCTCGTGCGGGCGTGTGGACCCGGTGTACGCCTCCATCGCCCAACCGCCGACGATCCACCACGGCACCGGTACACCCTCTAGGATCCCGGCGATCTCGGACGGTGTCGGGTGCAGCCACGACCCGTACCACCGGTAGAACTCCGCGTCGTCAATCACCGTCTCAGGCTCCTTCACGGCTTGCTGCCCGGCCGCGAGTCACTCTGCCGCGCGACCAGCGGCCTACGGCTCGTGCGACTCCCGTCGCCACAGCCTCTCGCAACTGTGCTCCGCGCTCCCGCCGACACAAGACTCCCCCCACCACCTCGATGAGGTCATCGGATGGATTGCGACCCGCAGATCTAGGCACTCGTCTGCCTGCCTACACGGGCGTGAGCGGTTCGAGCGTAGCGCCCGTCGGCTCCAGCGCTGAGTTTCGACCTATCGTGCGACGCGGGCCCGCACGGGGCCTCGGTACTTTGTCTCCATGCTCGAACTGCTGGTGGTATCGGCAGACGACTGGCATCGCCTCGAGGGCCCCACGGGCGTTCCCGTCTTGCCGATCCTTGCAGCCGAGCCCCATCGCCTTGCCCAACTCGCGACACAACGACTCGACCGACCGACCGAAGTTGTAGTCGTCGCGCGCGAGCAGAGTAAGGATCGATTGCTCCGACGCGAAGACGTCCGGGCCTTCTCCGCATGGGCGCCCTCCGAGGACGGCACGTTCGTGCTGCCTGAGGACTTCCGGGACCAGCTGTACACAGGAGGCAACACGCTGGAGCATGTCATTCAGCGCGCTCACGAGGTCATGAGCGGCTACGACCGCCCGTGGTGGATCGGCGGAGGCTGGGCGGTCGACGCGGCAGTGGGACGGAAGACCCGTGAGCATCACGACATCGACCTCATCGTGCTCCGTGAAGACCTGCCGACACTATCCGAACACCTGCACGGATGGGATGTGAGGATCGCGGAGCCGGCCGGTCAGTTCGTGCGCTGGGACGGCGCCGGATTGAAACCATCAGAGAACTGCCTATGGGCGCGGCCGGAAGACGAGTTCGATCTGTCGTGGCAGGACTTCATGCTCGCGCCGGGATACGTCGAGTTCCTGATCGAACAGACCGAAGACGAGCTGTGGAGATACCGCCGCCAGCCGTCCATCACCCTGCCGCTCGCCGAGCTGGGTCCGCGCGGCACATTCCTCCCGCTCCACGTCGCCCTGCTGTACAAGTCGAAAGAGCCGCGGCTCGCGGATCAAGACTTCGAGGTCGCAAAGAGACTCCTTACCAGGCGATCGCGCCAATGGCTTCGCAAGGCTCTCATGATCGCTGACAGTGAACACCAGTGGCTCCAGGAACTATCTATCAGTCCGTAGTACGACCTGCGTCAGACGTCACGGGTCGTCCGCCATCAGCGGACCACGATCGAGTATCGCTTGAGTGTGGGTAGCGACGGCTCGGAGTCCTTCCTCGTTACCCAGCCATGCGTTTCCCCCGAGGTGCGTCGCGCCGATATGGAGCTCGTAGCAGTGGTGGCGGCTGGCGGCGTCGTCGATCACGCCACTCTCGGCTGTGATCTGTGGGTCTCGAAGGACGCGACGATAGACATCGGCTCCTGCGATCCCGGGATAGAAGGCACCGCCCATGAAGGTGCAAAGGGCGGTGTCGTAGAGGAAGTCGCCTCGTCGCGAGCATTTCCATGAAAAGACTGCGGTCACGTGGGACGCGTCGTCGTTGACGAGGACATTTGCGCTCAACAGGTCACCGTGGATGAGGTCGGCGCGTTCTGGGCAGGAGGCGATGAGGTTGACGATGCGGGCTTCGCAAGCGCGGAAGAGCGCGTCGTGGTCGGGGTAGGCGGCCAGCTTGTCCCGCCAGCCGTGGTCGTGGCGCTCCGGGTAATCGTCGATGAGTGCGCCTCGGAGCGAGTCGCACCACTGGGGCGGCGTGGCGCGTGGGGGCACGCCTTTGAGTGCTGCTAGGAGCCGCACGATCGTCCGTCCAGCGTTGTCGGCTTCATGTGGCGCGATCGTCTCGAGGAATCGACCGTAGTGACGTACGGAGATGGCGTACGCGCCGCCGAGCCCGTCGCCGATCTCAATCACTTCAGGCACCGGGAGGTCGGGGGCGTGGTAGGTCATGGCGTCGCGTTCGATGTCGAACCACTCTCTGTTCTGCCCGATTCGCAGGACGAGCCCACGGCCGTCGACGCGATAGCCGTATGCGGCCGACCAGAAGCCGCCGTGAAGCATCTCGAGGTCAGAGATCCCCTGGCGATGTCGGCTGGTCAAAAACTGCTCGACTTCGTCGAGTTCAGGCGTTGTCTTCTTCAAGTGGGATCTCGTGGGCGGGCTGAATACGTCGGCTCCGTGAGGGTATCGCTGGAGGTGCTGGGGGCGTTCGGCCGGCTGTAGCGCCGAGCTGGGCAGTGAGGCCGCCCCGATGCCTTCGTCACACCAGATGCGACAGGCATCCTGACCACATCAGATCGGGGGAGCGGATCAGTTGAAGAAGTTTGCGAGCGCGATCATCATCTGCTCGGCATCGGTATACAACGTGCGCGGCGGATGAACCTCAAGCCGGGCAGCCAACTGTGCCGCCCAGAACTCCGCCACCTCTACCGGATGGCCAGCATCGACCTGATCAGCTATCACCAGAATCTCAGCGGATAAGCTCCGGCGACCTTCCGGGCCTGAAAGCGACTCCAGCCACGGCATCCACTTCCCCGGCGTCACGCCACGCGGCGGAATTACAAGCGCGACGCGTTCGAACGCCCCTGGGTCTTCGGCCAACGCGCCAACGATTCCTCGAGCCCCTCTTGAGAAACCGATCGCTCGTTTGCACTTGTACTCGGCGGCGAGTGCCCGGATCTCAGCCGCGTCCCGGTCGGCTTGGCGCCGAATCTTCGCGACCGATTCGAAGTGACCCGAGTGCTCGTACGCGAAGCCGATCTTCGTGCCCTTGACGCGACCGAGGTAACTCATGCGGTCGTCGAGTTTCTCCCCGATGCCGCCGGGCGCGAAGAGGGTAAAAGGCTTGCCGCCACCGAGCTTGAGAACGCTCATGACAGCCCTGATTCAACCTCTCCGACTAGCCGTGCCATCGACGGTCCGCCCAACGAACCCTGCGCTCCAGGGCGCGCCGCGTCGCGTAGCGACCGGTGTCGGCCGCAACACGCGACCGACTTGCGAGGACGCAGCCAGCTGTGCCGGCTGGGACTAGCTCCCATCGGGCCAGCCTCCGCGGTGGAGCACCATCGGGTGATGAGGCAGGGCACCGTAGGGATTGCGCAAAAAGGTTCCGTCCGGGACAAATAGGGCTTGTTCGCCCGCCACCCTTCGGGGTGGGGCGCGAGAGCATCCGCGAATCGGACGTGAGCGACGACGCTCTTCAGAGCTTCTCGGATATCCCGGATGGATTGTCCGCCGAAGCGAGATATCCAGTCGCGCTCGACCTGCAAGATCCGGTCACGATAAGCGGATTGGGCGTCTCTACCCTTCCGGGTGGGTCGCACCCACTTCCCGCGTCCACCACGTGGGTGGGGGTCCACTGACACATAACCGTTCTTCTCGAGAAACGTCAGGCTCATGCTGACCGCTTCCTTTGAAACGCCCGTGAGCAGTGGCAGATCGCTGACGGAAGCGCCATCCGCTTCGAGACTCCTCATCACGTTCGCTGCGAGCGGCAGCGAAAGTTCCGCATCTCGTTCGAAGTCGAGGATGAACGCGAGCAACGCCTGCGTGAGGAGTGTCGGTAGCCTGGAATCGCTGGAAGGCTGCCTTGGCCCCCACTCGCCGGCCACGGTGCGGAAGTCCTTGGCCGTGAGGACTGGCAGATACCTCGGAAGGCTCCCTCCCAGCGCC from Actinomycetota bacterium includes the following:
- a CDS encoding GNAT family N-acetyltransferase, with the translated sequence MTDEPEDLALWCDARTFTPVRDHPVRWLDWEKDFELAVELDNSVSLESWLNVRDQGFVYCAVVKGDRALARAALWTYSESRWEVAAVRTREECRGRGMAKSVVSFVTAHILAAGRAPTLHTQPTNLAMLRAAKAVGFQLIDADPARDGA
- a CDS encoding GNAT family N-acetyltransferase; protein product: MEAEEDVARPETSVREADVGGAMKSGIRVVQAQNADDLAAVRELFWEYLQWANANVNAEFSVNFDIASMLERDMQSIEKFSLPTGRLMLGEIDDRVVGVGCLQRLRPGIGEIKRMYVRPEARKAGVGRALLASLMSEAKLAGYSSVRLDSAGFMRAAHVMYRSAGFHEIEPYPESEIPKEFQRHWVFMERDL
- a CDS encoding dihydrofolate reductase family protein: MTRPLRYSINITLDGCCDHRAVSPDEDLHRHAAENIAQADALLFGRVTYEMMEAAWRPPASTATRPDWMEPFARTIDAAKKYVVSSTLDRVDWNAELVRGDLGKAVQRLKREQGLFVGGVKLPLALAELGLIDEYEFVVHPKLAGHGPTLFAGLRESVDLKLVSRLELGSGAVAMRYEPIR
- a CDS encoding aminoglycoside phosphotransferase family protein — its product is MKKTTPELDEVEQFLTSRHRQGISDLEMLHGGFWSAAYGYRVDGRGLVLRIGQNREWFDIERDAMTYHAPDLPVPEVIEIGDGLGGAYAISVRHYGRFLETIAPHEADNAGRTIVRLLAALKGVPPRATPPQWCDSLRGALIDDYPERHDHGWRDKLAAYPDHDALFRACEARIVNLIASCPERADLIHGDLLSANVLVNDDASHVTAVFSWKCSRRGDFLYDTALCTFMGGAFYPGIAGADVYRRVLRDPQITAESGVIDDAASRHHCYELHIGATHLGGNAWLGNEEGLRAVATHTQAILDRGPLMADDP